Proteins from one Malania oleifera isolate guangnan ecotype guangnan chromosome 4, ASM2987363v1, whole genome shotgun sequence genomic window:
- the LOC131153897 gene encoding uncharacterized protein LOC131153897 has translation MLLTEYDISYVTRKAIKGSVIVEYLAEKAMEDYQPMEFEFPDQDIDSLTQGEEDLEEWRMLFDGVVNVWGHRIGAVLISPDGKHYPVVAKLIFPCTNNIVEYEACIFGLQTTLDRGVKRLIVRGDSALIFHQLTGERETHDSKLVSYREYIKKMIEGFDSISFYHTPRENNVMSDALTTLEALFKVEEGVKIETIQIRVQPRPATAW, from the coding sequence ATGTTGTTGACGGAATATGATATTTCTTATGTTACTAGAAAAGCTATCAAGGGTAGTGTCATTGTGGAATACCTAGCTGAAAAAGCCATGGAGGATTACCAACCTATGGAGTTCGAATTCCCAGACCAAGATATAGACTCCCTAACCCAAGGGGAAGAAGACCTCGAAGAATGGAGGATGTTGTTTGATGGGGTAGTCAATGTTTGGGGACATAGGATAGGTGCGGTGCTCATATCACCAGATGGGAAACATTATCCGGTGGTAGCTAAGCTCATCTTCCCTTGTACTAACAACatagttgaatatgaggcatGTATATTCGGTTTGCAGACCACTTTAGATCGGGGTGTCAAGCGATTAATAGTAAGAGGAGACTCGGCCTTGATCTTCCACCAGCTAACCGGAGAAAGGGAAACTCACGATTCCAAGCTGGTATCGTATCGAGAGTACATTAAAAAGATGATAGAAGGGTTTGACAGTATCAGTTTCTATCACACGCCAAGAGAAAACAACGTAATGTCTGATGCACTAACCACACTGGAAGCTTTATTCAAGGTAGAAGAAGGGGTGAAGATCGAAACTATTCAAATCAGAGTACAACCCAGACCTGCCACTGCATGGTGA
- the LOC131153896 gene encoding uncharacterized protein LOC131153896, whose protein sequence is MEEQLESHVLGIEQGQEELSNQMKKILDLLLNKGKIVQDRDHEEENDPIHPLGFTPIHGQSSDPPRFTLKKPPHGTPPFIPVVTRIAGIGTSKTMTEYLCDELEEQLRAIEGTRAASTARPLDYCLMPNVVLPPKFNIPDFEKFDGTTCPRTHLQMYCQSMAAYTNNEKLMMHCFRSSLTGTMARWYVQQNKAQIRTWGHLADAFEAQYRHILEMALDRMSLSEMEKKPIETFRKYAHR, encoded by the coding sequence ATGGAAGAACAGTTAGAGAGTCATGTTCTGGGGATCGAGCAGGGGCAGGAAGAGCTGAGTaatcagatgaagaagatatTGGACCTACTTCTAAACAAAGGGAAGATAGTCCAAGATCGAGatcatgaagaagaaaatgacccTATCCACCCTCTCGGTTTTACGCCAATTCATGGGCAATCTTCCGATCCACCGCGATTCACCTTGAAGAAACCGCCGCATGGCACGCCGCCTTTTATCCCAGTGGTGACAAGAATTGCGGGCATAGGGACAAGCAAGACCATGACGGAATACCTTTGTGACGAGCTGGAAGAGCAGCTAAGGGCCATAGAGGGGACTCGGGCCGCCAGTACCGCCAGACCCTTAGATTATTGCTTGATGCCTAATGTAGTCCTTCCTCCAAAGTTTAATATTCCAGACTTTGAGAAGTTTGACGGGACCACATGCCCTCGGACCCACCTTCAGATGTATTGTCAGTCGATGGCCGCCTATACCAATAATGAgaagttgatgatgcattgcttccgAAGCAGTCTTACCGGGACAATGGCTAGATGGTATGTCCAGCAGAATAAGGCCCAGATCCGTACGTGGGGTCACTTGGCCGATGCCTTCGAAGCGCAATATCGTCATATCTTGGAAATGGCTCTGGACAGGATGTCTCTTTCTGAAATGGAGAAAAAACCAATAGAAACTTTCAGGAAGTATGCACACCGTTAG